The Chlamydiales bacterium sequence AGAGAAGAACCCTAGATAAAGGTTTAAAATTTACGATAAATTTCAGTAAACTAGCAGAATTTGTTTCCCAGCAGTGGCGAAAAGAGTGGTTGTTCTCAGAAGAAGTGAGAGGACAAGCAGGTACATTTAATGCTTGTGCACAAACATGTACAGGGTTTCGTAAGGCGCTGAAACTGGGTGATATGGTTGATAATTTTCGCTCTCCAAAGGGTAAAGGTGTTGAAAAGGCACTGGATATTACTCAAAAGCCTTTCTTTATAATATCCGATGCTACTGATATTGTTACTTATATTGCACAAGCATCGGATTATAGTTTTCCTACAGTTTCAGTAGATCTTCCGGGTTATGGAAAAACTGATGTAGATGTTAACGAAGCACTTGGTTATGTGGGCGGAGTTACTGCTGCATGTGGCCTTACAACAGGTGTTGTTGCGTCTTCTTACAAGTTGCATCAATTGAAGGGTATGTTGGCTGATGCGGAACAAAGACTTGTACTGGCTAATGAAGCAATTAATCAGCATGCTCAGAGTTCTTTTGATGCAAATTGGACTGCTTCGAGCCCAGCTGAAAGAGCTGCATTCAAAGTAGCTACGCGTGATATTGCTCTTGCAAAAGAGGCAAGAACTAATCACATCATGGCCGTTGTAGAAAAAGTTTTGGACGTTGCTGCAATTGTATTTGGTTTCTTGGGCTGTTTTGTAGCTCCAGTTATTTTTGTTCCTGTAATGGCTAGTTTAGCTCTTATTTCTTCTGGTATAGCTCTTGCTAGGATTTGGTTGGCAACAAATGCAGTTCCGCAGCCAACTAATCAGGAAATTCTAGAAATAGTCGCATAAAGCTTTTCCAGTCTTTTTACAAAAATATAAAGTGATTAAGGGCAGCATATTGGCTGCCCTTTTTATTGTATGAGGTTATTTATGACATTTGCAATTGTTCAACCGGCATTTATGGACCGAGTTGCTATGATTTCTTCCAAAACTTCAGGAGTAAAGCATGGATCAAAGTTTATAGCAAATACTTTAGAGCTTATATCTTATGAGCTGGTTTTTTGTTCTTGCTTGGGGCTCTCTAGTAAAGTTGTTGCATCTACAGCATCTCTGTTTAAAAGTGCATATACAAGCGTTACTATTTTTGGCGCCTTTTCAGCTCTTGCAAGCCCTATAGGGATAAACGATAAACAAAAAAAGATGAACTTAGTAGAAAATGTTTGTTATGGTATTAGTGATTTATCTACTCCTATTATTTATTTTGCAGATAGTGGGCACTACGAACTTAATAATAAAACACGAGCAGCCATTGGCGTCATCGCAGATATACTATCTCTTGTAGGTGTGTTTGTAACACTTTTTTCTGCTCATTATGGTAATACGGTTGTTGCAGAAAAAATAGCTCAAAAAGATCTTCGTTTACTTGCTTTACAAGGAAATAACCTTGCAATTGGGGAACAAAATGAGAGAACTCGTCTTATTTATGAAAAAGATGCGTTGAACGAGTTGAATTTTAAAAACAATCTTACAATCATTGAAAAAGTAATTGATATAGCAGCCATTGTATTTGGTTTTATTTCTTGTTTTGTTGTACAACTCTTGCCCGTTGTGGCTCTCCTTTTGGTGGTTTCTGCAGGAATTGCTCTATATAAAATGTGGAGAGAGACTTGTATAATACAGCACCCAGAAATATTGCCAGAGCCACTTTTGCCCCCAATTCCACCTCCAGTCGTAGAACTTGATTTAACAGACCTTGGTAATGCAACACAAGCTCATTTACCAGCATTAATTGCGAAGAGAGAGCTTTTACACGATAGGATTGCTAATGATAGAAAGAGTTTAGGGGAGATGACAAATCCAACTGCTAAAAAATTTCTAGAGGGCAAAATCGCACAAGATCAAACTCTTTGTAATGAGATAAAAGCGGCGATTACGAGGCTTGGAGGAGCATTACCTTAGTTTCGAGTTTAAATTACTCATGTTACGCAAAGTTAGGAGATAGTCGTTCATATATGGTATTGGCAATTAATCAACCTTTTTTTATAGATAGAGTATCTACCTTAATGGAGCGTACAAGTGGTCAAAGTGCCAGCTTAAAGTTTGTAGCAAATACAATGGAGCTTGCATCTTCCGTGCTTGCCTGTAGCGTGGAAACTATGAATGCAAGCAACACGTGTGAGCGACTTGCGTCTACATTTAGAGCTATGCGTTTACCACTTAGTCTTGCAGAGCGTATAAAGTGCTTTTTTCTTTCTAGCTCCGTTGATTCGGTAAAAAAATATGTAGGTTATTTGGAGAGCGCTTTTTATGCGGGAAGAGATCTGCTCTTACCTGTTAATTTTATTGCGGGTAAAGCCGATTATGAACTTAGCGATGATCACAAAAAGCATCTTGGAAGAATTGGAGAAGTACTTTATCTGGCAGGCCTTACAACATCTATTGTCCTCAGAGTATATGACTACGTTAAAGTAAAAGATCATCTGCTTGTAAATCAAGTAAGAATCCATGAGCTTTCTGCAGTTCAAAATCCAGTTTCTGGGCAGAAAAACGAGTTAGTAAGTTTAAAATATGAGTGTAGCGAGCTTGAAGAAATAAAATTTAGGCATATTTTAAGTATTATTGAAAGGGTTGCAGATATTGTAGCGCTTGTCTTTGGCTTTGCTGCCTGTTTTGCAGCACCTGTTTTGTTTGTTTCAGCAATGGCCTTATTTAGCGTGGTTTCAGCAGGTATAGCTCTTTATAAGCTATGGAGGGATATATCTGTAAAAGAAGCTCCTCCCCAAAAACTTAATATCCGAGAAGAGCAGAATAAGTTCAGCGCGGATATTGCCCTTTTGCAGCAAGAAGTTATGACAAAAAATCAAGAGCATGCAAAGGTCGTAGCTGATCTTCAAGGAATAGAAAGCGCGCTTTCACAATTCACAGAAGCAGAAAATTGTCGATTACTTTTGCAAACGTTGGGGGAATGTCACAATTCGACTGTAGTAGCCATTAAGGGGGCAAAAGATGCTTTAGATTTTGCAGATCTCAATAAAAAGGTAATTGAAATACAACGCTCAGTAGGTAGGGGTAGAGCAAGAACTTTAAAATCAGCAGAAAAGCGTTTTAATACTGCCACAGCCATTTATCGGGAAAAAGCTACTTTATTTGCTAATACGAGTCTTGCATATGAGGCACAAAAAACAGAGTATTTAGAGCGTCTTGAAGGCATAAGGGATTTAGATGAGGATCAGCTTAAGTTGGATAGGAATCGCTTAAAAGTATTGGTAGACCAATTTGGAATAACAATTGCAGAAAAACAAGTCTTACTTGCCAAAAGCCAAGCTGCTTTTGCAATCAATGCAGGGTATCTAGCGTCAGCTTAATTTTCAACTATCTGTTAATCAATAACTTGAATAGTTAAAACACGGAGGCTTATAATTTATCATAGTATGATGTGGGTGAATTGGACCTGTTCTTGAATTTGTTTGTGTATATATTTAAAGAGGCCTGTTATGTCAGAAAAGCAGTTAGGGTTTAGGGATTGGTATTTTGTTGCATTTATTGGCTCTATTCTTCTGGTAGTTTTTGGACTTTCATTTCACTCTAGTTATGGATCAGACTATACTTTAGAAGAAGAAATTCATGAGCTTAAGCCTAAAAAAATTATAGAGATTACGGTGAAAGGCGCAGTCAAATTCCCAGGTGTTTATAAAGTGCAAGAAGGTGTCTTGTTGCAAGAGGTTTTGGAAAACGCGAAACTTTTAGAGGCAGCAGACATAAGAAGGCTAAAACTTTCTTCTGCTATCAAAAAGAATAAAACGGTTGTTGTGCCATTTTCAGTGGTGTTTCTTTAATTGTTTAGGTGTCATGCGAAATTTTGGTTGAGAAAAAATCACGCTATTTGGTAGTCTCTTGTTTTTCCGCTTTTTGAGGGGGCTTTTGCAATTCAAAAGCGCGCTGTTCGCAAGCATAAATATCATCTCTAATCTAGATGAATATGAGTGAATTAACAGCATCGCAATAGAACCTTCAGATAATGCTAGACAAAAAATCTTAAAAGAAGCATAACTTTCGCTGAAGATTAAGGAAAGTAGCTTGCTTAAGGAATTTAAAATCTGGCGCTAAGCAAAAAAAAATAGAAAATTTCCAATGCAAAGGTAGACCTATGACGCTTAAGTTGATGGGAAGAAAGCGTGGCATGATTCAGCAGTTTGATGTGAGTGGCAACATTGTTGTTTGCACAGTTATCCAGGCCGAACCAAATGTGATTACGCAAATCAAGACAGAAGAAAATGATGGCTATCAGGCTGTTCAGATGGGTTTTGAAAAAGTTGTGGCTAAAGATCCTCGTAGACAACTTGAAAGGGTTTCTAAGCCGCTTCGCGGTCATTTTGCTAAGGGCGGGGTTGAGCCAAGACGTCATCTTGAAGAGACAAGAGTTAAGGATTCATCCGTGCATCAAGTTGGTCAAGAGTTTGGAGTGGATCTGTTTGAAGACATTACCTACGTTGATGTACAGTCAGTCTCTAAGGGAAAAGGCTATCAAGGTGTTATGAAGCTTCATGGCTTTGGTGGTGGACCTGCAGCTCATGGTTCTGGTTTTCATAGACATGCTGGATCAACTGGAATGAGAAGTACTCCAGGCCGTTGTTTGCCAGGTGGAAAGCGTGCAAGTCGCATGGGTGGCGATGTGACGACTGTTGAGAATTTAAAAGTAGTTATGATCGATAAAGAAAAAAATCTCTTGTTAGTAAAAGGTTCAGTGCCTGGTGCATGTGGAGCTCTTGTGACTGTTAGCTCTGCAACTAAAAAAAGCAGTTCTAAAAAGAAATAAGTTTGGCTTAAGGTTTCTGAGGAGTTAAGTGGTGACTAGTCTGAAAAAATATGATTTGAGCGGAAAGCAATTAGGTGAAGTGGCAGTTGATAAAGCATTTATGGATGTTGCTGCTAATAGCCAAATGATTAAAGATTACATAGTTGCCCTGCGAGCAAACGCTAGGCAATGGTCTGCAAATACGAAGGGACGTTCTGAGGTAAATCATTCGACGCAAAAGCCTCACCGTCAAAAAGGGCTTGGAAGATCTCGTCAAGGATCTCTTGCAGCCCCGCAGTATAAAGGTGGTGGTCGTGTTTTTGGGCCAAAACCAAAGTTTGATCAACATGTAAAAATTAATAAAAAAGAAAGACGTCTTGCGATGCGTTATCTTCTCGCTGAAAAAATACAAGGTGATAGAGTGCATGTCTTAAAGTCTACCGAGCTTGCAGCTCCAAAGACAAAGACCGTACATGACTTTTTAGAAGCGTTAAAGATTAAGGGCAGAAGAGTACTTTTTCTCGGTGAAGGTGCTTACGAGACTATTGAGACTGAAGGGAAAGTTAATAAAGTGAGCGTTTATAGCGATAGACATGCTCATTTTGTAAAAAGCGTACGCAATTTGCCAAAAGTAGAGTTTGCTTTAGTGCCTAATGCGAATGGATATGATCTTATGTTAGCTCATGACATTATCATAACAGAAGAGGCTTGGAAAGAGCTGCATTCGTGGATTAACTAAAGGTGGATGAAGAGGCGGTAATATTATGAAAAATCCATTTAGTATTGTAAAAGAGCGCTATATTACAGAAAAATCGACTGTTTTAGAGAGCCTACATACAGCTACAAGCAATCCATCGTTAGCACGATGTGAAAATCCAAAATATGTATTTATTGTGGATACCAAAGCTAACAAGCATGAGATTGCACTTGCTGTAGAAGAGATTTATCGAGAGCAAAAGGTGAGAGTTAAAGCTGTTAACACGATTTATGTAAAGCCTAAAGCCAAAAACAGAAGAAGAGGGCGTCCTGGAAAAACAATTGCTTTCAAAAAAGCGATTGTTACCCTTGAGCCTGGCGATCTTATAGAGATTGTTTAATGAGAATAAAGTGAGTTGATTATGCTGAAAAAATTTCGACCAATCACACCGGGACTGCGTCAACTTCTTTTGCCAACACTGGATCAGTTGACAAAAGTAAGTGAGAAGAGCCGTGCAACAGTAAAGCCGAACAAAGCACTGCTTAGAGTGAAAAAACGCACAGGTGGGCGCAACAACCATGGGCACATTACCTGTCGCCATATTGGTGGTGGTCATAAAAAGAGACTTAGAGTCATTGATTTTAAGAGGGACAAAGAAAATATTCCAGCTGTTGTCTACTCTGTTGAATATGATCCTAATCGTACTGCTCATATCGCTCTATTGCATTATGCAGATGGAGAGAAAAGATACATTATTGCGCCGCAAGGCTTGAAGAAGGGTAGCATAGTACAAACTAGTGATGAACCACCATTTAATGTTGGTTGTTGTATGAAGATGAAGTTTATGCCGCTTGGTTCTGTAATTCATAATATTGAAATGCTTCCTGGCCGTGGTGGCAAGCTTGTTAGATCAGCTGGGTTATCCGCACAGCTAATGGCAAGAAGTGGTGGAAATGTGACTTTAAGGATGCCATCTGGCGAGATGCGTATGATTAATGAAAATTGTAGAGCATCCTTTGGCGTGATTTCTAACCCAGAGCATAACTTACGTGTTGAGTCGAAAGCTGGACGTATGCGTTGGAAGGGTGTAAGACCTACTGTTCGTGGTACTGCTATGAACCCTGTTGACCACCCACACGGTGGTGGTGAGGGTAAACATAATGGTTATATTCCACAGACGCCATGGGCGATGCAGACGAAAGGATTTCGTACACGTACTAAGAGTAAGTCTAATAAGATGATTGTGAAAGACCGCAGGAAATAATAAGGATAAGTATGCCTAGATCACTTAAGAAGGGTCCATTTGTTGCCCACCATCTTTTACGAAAAGTTTCAACACAAAATCAAGTTGGAACAAAGAAGCCGATTAAGACCTGGTCAAGGGGTTCTATGATTATTCCTGATATGGTAGGTCATACGTTTGAAGTGCACAATGGTCGTAAATTTATAACGGTTTTTGTGTCAGAGAATATGGTAGGTCATAAGTTAGGAGAATTTGCTCCAACGCGTGTCTTTAAAGGTCACCCCTTGAAGAAACAATAAGGAAAGCAGAATGGAAAACGCTAAAGCTGTAACAAAATATGTGCGAATTAGTCCGCGTAAAGCGAGACTTGCTGCAGGGTTAATCAGGGGACTTCCTGTAAATGTTGCCTCGACTCAATTGCTTTACAGTAAATTGAGAGGTGGGCGCCTATTAAAGAAAACGTTGGATAGCGCGGTAGCTAATGCTGAAGCTTTGTTGGATGCTTCCCGCGATCATCTCAGGGTTCTTGAGGTTCGTATTGATTGTGGACCAACACTTAAAAGAGCAAAACCAAAAAATCGCGGTGGACGTCACGCGATTTTGAAAAGATCAAGCCATTTCACTGTAGTAGTCGGGATTTAAAGGAGTAGAATATGGGTCAAAAGGTTTGTCCAATTGGGTTTCGTCTCGTTACTAATAGAAAGTGGAGATCCATTTGGTTTGCAAATAAACAAGAGTTTGGATCTCTTCTTATTGAAGATCAGGAAATTCGTCGTTTTTTAATGAAGAAACCATCGTTTGTGGGTACTTCACGGCTTACAATTCGCCGTATGAGTGAAAAGATAGAAGTGACTATCCATACAGCAAGACCAGGGCTTGTAATTGGCAAGAAGGGTGCTGAAATAGACGTTTTAAAAGCAGATTTAAAAAAACTGCTTGGTAAGGAAGTCTGGATTGAGGTTGATGAAATTAAAAGACCTGATTTAGAAGCAAAACTTGTTGCTGAAAACATCGCAAGACAACTTGAGAAAAGGCTTCCTTTTAGAAGAGTTCTTAAGAAAGCAATGCAAGCAACTATGGATGCTGGTGCTGCTGGAATAAAGATTCTTATTTCTGGGCGTATTGGTGGTGCTGAAATTGCAAGAGATGAAGGTTATAAAGAGGGAAAAATTCCTCTTCACACTTTACGTGCAGATATTGATTATGCTACAGCGCGTGCTGAGACAACCTATGGTACGATCGGTGTCAAGGTTTGGATCAATAAAGGTGAAGAAGAAGTTGCTGCTGTGGTAGGAGGTTAGTCATGGCATTAATGCCAAAGCGAACAAAATTTCGTAAGCAACAAAAAGGTCAGATGAGCGGTATGAGCAAGGGGGGCACCTTTGTTGATTTCGGTGAGTTTGGCATGCAGGTTCTTGAGAGGGGACGTATTAGCAATAAGCAAATTGAAGCTTGTCGTATTGCAATTAATCGTCACTTTAATAGACGTGGAAAAGTTTGGATTCGTATTTTTCCAGACAAGCCTATAACAAAGAAGCCTGCAGAAGTACGTATGGGTAAGGGTAAAGGCGCTGTTGACCATTGGGTTGCGGTTGTTAGACCTGGGCGTGTTCTTTTTGAAGTAGCTAATGTACCAAGAGAGCTTGCGCAGGATGCTTTAAAAAGAGCTGCCGCAAAGCTTGGTATTAAGACAAGGTTTGTTGAAAGAGTAGAAAGAGTTTGAGGGTATAGTGAACAAGACAGAAGACCTAAGAAACCAAAATGTGGGAGAGTTAAAAGCTCTACATAGAGATGAAAACAGAAATCTATTTGATCTTGTTAATATGGTAAGATCGACGAAAAAGTCTGAAAAACCTCATCTTATTGGCGCAAAGAAGAAAGAGATAGCTCGCATCCTTACTGTGTTGCGAGAAAAAGAACTTACACAGGTAGGATAAAAAAGCAATGACGTCAACTATGCGTGAAGTAAACCGAAAGGTTAAAAAAGGAACTGTTGTTTCTAACAAGATGCAAAAAACAGTGACAGTGCGAGTAGATCGTATATGCACAGATCCAAATTATGGAAAAGTCGTGACTCGCAGTAAGAAGTATTATGCACATGATGAGTCTGGACAATTACAAATTGGTGATGAAGTGACCATTATGGAGACAAGACCTTTGTCAAAGCTAAAGCATTGGCGAGTTATATAAGAGGTAGATGTAGAACATGATTCAACAAGAAACAAAGCTTAAAGTTGCTGATAATACTGGAGCTAAGCGAGTTAAGTGTTTTAAGGTCATTGGTGGCTCTAAAAGGCGATATGCTTCGGTTGGTGATGTGATTATTTGCTCGGTAAGAGATGCAGAGCCAGAGTCAAGTGCTAAACAGGGTGATGTTGTCAAAGCTGTTGTAGTACGTACTAAGAGCTATATTAGACGTAAAGATGGATCAAAGTTGCGATTTGATACAAATAGTTGTGTGTTAATAGACGATAAAGGCAATCCGCGTGGTACTCGTATATTTGGCCCTGTAGCCAGAGAAGTGCGTGATCGTGGCTATGTTAAGATTAGTTCATTAGCGCCAGAAGTGATTTAAGTGTGGGTAGATGCATGAAAAAGGTGAGGCAATGAGCAAACATATACGACAAGGCGATAAGGTAATCGCTATTGCAGGAAATCACAAAGGTAGAGTTGGCAAAGTGATTTCTAGACAGGGAGAAAGGGTTGTTGTTGAAGGGCTTAATGTGCGTAAAAAACATGCTAAGCGTACACAACAAGCTGCAGGAAGTATCATTGAGAAAGAGATGCCTCTTCATATATCGAATCTTAAGGTAGTTTCAGATGATGGCAAGCCAGTAAAATTAAGAGTAAGGTTTAATGCCGAAAATGAAAAAGAGTTGTATTACACAAATGGTAAGCAACATGTTCATTATCGCCAAGTAAAAACATCTAAGTAAAGTGATGATGGGAATGTCTAGGTTAAGGAAAAAATACAGAGAAGAAATTATCCAGGTAATGAAGGATAAGTTTGGCTATAAAAATGCTATGTTAGTTCCAGCCTTGAAAAAGGTTGTTATTAGCATGGGGCTTGCAGAAGCATCTAAAGATAGAAATTCAATACAGGATTGTGTAAACGAGCTTACTCTTATATCTGGACAAAAACCAATATTGACTAAGGCACGCACATCTATTTCCAATTTTAAGCTTCGTGAGGGCCAAACAATTGGTGCAAAAGTTACTCTTCGTGGCAAACGAATGTTTGACTTTTTAGATCGTTTCTTTAATATTGTTACTCCACGCATTCGTGACTTTAGAGGGTTTGAGTCAAAGTGCGATGGAAGAGGAAACTATTCACTAGGCCTTGAAGATCAACAGATTTTTCCAGAGTTGAATTTAGATATGGTTAAAAGAACACAGGGAATGAATGTTACTTTTGTTACAAGTGCAGCAACAGATGATGAATGCGTTCAGTTGTTGAGCTTGTTAGGACTGCCTTTTAGTCAACCCCTTAATAGTGTCACTAAATAAAAGTGTAATGGAGCGAAAGAACTAGATGTCATCAACAAATGATCCAATATCAGATCTTCTTACACGTATTCGTAATGCAGTGCTTGCAAGGCATAGATACGTCGATATTTTAAATAGCCGCATGGCCAAGAGCATTGTTGCTATTTTAAAAGAGCAAGGTTTTATTGAAAACTTTATGGTTAAAGAAGACAATAAGCAGGGTGTAATTCGTGTCTTGCTTAAATATACTGAAGGAAGACGATCTGTAATCAATGGCTTAAGAAGAATTTCTAAGCCAGGTTTACGGAAGTATGTCAACCATGCAGCCATTCCTTTGGTTTGTGGTGGACTTGGAATTTCAATCGTTTCTACTTCAAAAGGTGTTTTAGCAGGTCATATAGCGAGAAAAGATAGAGCGGGCGGCGAGCTGCTTTGTTATGTTTGGTAAGATGTAAGGAGTAAATGCGATGTCTCGTTTAGGTAAATTACCAATATCTGTTCCAAAGGGCGTACAAGTCAAGATGGACGGAAATAAGATTACAGTGAAAGGGCCAAAGGGTTCTTTAACTAAAGAAGTAATTAAAGAAATTCAGGTTCAAGTTTCGCCAGAGGAAGTTGTTGTGTCTCTTACTGATGAGGCAGCCCAGATGGGAAATTTTCATGGCCTTTGGAGACAGCTGATTAACAACATGGTTCTTGGCACTACAGTAGGATTTGAGAAAAAGCTTCAGATGATTGGTGTGGGCTATAGGGCAGCTGTTCAAGGACGAGTTCTGGATGTGCAGGTTGGCTATTCTCATCCTACACAAGTTGCTATCCCTGAAGGAATTGAAGTTAAAGTAGAAAAAAATACTGCGATTAGTATCACAGGAATTGACAAACAGAAAGTTGGACAGTTCGCTGCTAATGTACGCTCTTTTAGACCTCCAGAGCCTTATAAGGGTAAGGGGATTCGTTATGAAGAAGAGTACGTAAGACGCAAAGCTGGAAAATCTGGTAAGAAGTAATGAGGGTTATTTAATGGATAGTAGTTTATCAAAAACTATTTATAAACGCCATAAGCGTGCTCAAAGAGTTAGAAAAAAGTTGAGAGGGTGTGCTAAGAGACCTAGACTTTGTGTTGTCAAAACAAATGCACATATTATTGTTCAGCTTATTGATGATGAACAAGGGCTAACTTTGGGCTCGACTTCTACGTTTGCTAAAGAATTTCGAGATACGGAATTTTGCAGAAGAAACAAAAAGTCTGCGCGCCGTATTGGTGAACGTATAGCGCTGATAGCCAAAGAAAAGAATATCGAAAGTGTAATTTTTGATCGCGGCGCCTCAAAGTATCATGGAGTCATTGCAGCAGTAGCTGATGGTGCTCGTGAATCTGGGCTTCAAATATAACTACATTTATTTAAGGGTCATGATGTCAAATCATAAAGAGAAGCACAAAGAAGAAAATAGTTCTATAGAAGAAAAAGTTCTCTACATTAATCGCTGCTCAAAAGTGGTTAAGGGGGGAAGAAAATTTAGCTTTTCAGCACTTATACTTGTAGGTGATGGTGAGGGTAATGTAGGATATGGGTTTGCTAAGGCAAATGAACTATCAGATTCTATTAGAAAAGGTGGAGAAGCAGCTCGCAAGAGCTTGAATTCTTATGAACTAGAAGGGACTACCATTCCTCATGAAATTGTTGTTGAGTACGATGGGTCTCGTTTACTTCTTAAGCCAGCGCCAGAAGGTACTGGAATTATCGCAGGGTCTAAAGTGCGCGCTGTGTTGGAGCTTGCTGGTATAAAAGATGTTATTGCAAAGAGTTTGGGGTCAAACCATCCAATTAATCAGGTTAAAGCTACATTTAAAGCGTTATCGCTTCTTAGAAATCGTCAGAAAGCCTTACAGTCAAGAGGAATTTCATGCTAACATTACATACCTTAAAAAACACATCAAGGCCGTGTAAAGCCCCTAAACGTGTTGGACGTGGCCGAGGTTCAAAACTTGGAAAAACGTGCGGTAGAGGAAATAAGGGTGCGGGTTCTCGTTCAGGTTATAAAGAAAGGCACAGTTACGAGGGCGGGCAGTTTCGTCTTTTTAGAAAGCTTCCTGTTAGAGGGTTTTCTAATGCTGCTTTTAAAGAAGAATTTTATGTAATCAACCTTGGTCAAATAAATGAGTGGTTTGATGACGGGGATACGATTAATGAAACATCGCTTCGAGATAGAAAGTTAGTCAAGGGTCGTGTTGACGGTATTAAGATTCTTGGTGATGGTAAGATTCAGAAGAAGGTAATTATAGAAGCGCATGCATTTTCATCTTCTGCAAAAGAAAAGTTAGATGCTGCTGGTATTTCTTATTCAGTTGCATCTGTTTAAGACGCTGTTTTGATATGTTTGGGCCGGAAAATGCAAGTCCGGTGTTCACTTTTTGATTAATTATGTGCTTAGGGCTGCTATATCAATGTTTGAGAGTTTTGCACGAGTTTTTCGTATACCTGAGTTGAGAGAGAAGATTTTATTTACTCTTTTGATGTTAGTTGTTTGCCGTTTGGGAGGATTTATTCCTGTACCCGGCATTAATGGTGAGGTTGCATTAAGTTATTTTAAGAATGTTACGGGTGG is a genomic window containing:
- the rplR gene encoding 50S ribosomal protein L18 — its product is MDSSLSKTIYKRHKRAQRVRKKLRGCAKRPRLCVVKTNAHIIVQLIDDEQGLTLGSTSTFAKEFRDTEFCRRNKKSARRIGERIALIAKEKNIESVIFDRGASKYHGVIAAVADGARESGLQI
- the rpsE gene encoding 30S ribosomal protein S5 translates to MSNHKEKHKEENSSIEEKVLYINRCSKVVKGGRKFSFSALILVGDGEGNVGYGFAKANELSDSIRKGGEAARKSLNSYELEGTTIPHEIVVEYDGSRLLLKPAPEGTGIIAGSKVRAVLELAGIKDVIAKSLGSNHPINQVKATFKALSLLRNRQKALQSRGISC
- the rplO gene encoding 50S ribosomal protein L15, with the protein product MLTLHTLKNTSRPCKAPKRVGRGRGSKLGKTCGRGNKGAGSRSGYKERHSYEGGQFRLFRKLPVRGFSNAAFKEEFYVINLGQINEWFDDGDTINETSLRDRKLVKGRVDGIKILGDGKIQKKVIIEAHAFSSSAKEKLDAAGISYSVASV